In the genome of Raphanus sativus cultivar WK10039 chromosome 4, ASM80110v3, whole genome shotgun sequence, one region contains:
- the LOC108835058 gene encoding mitochondrial uncoupling protein 5 produces MGLKGFAEGGIASIVAGCSTHPLDLIKVRMQLQGESAPVQTNLRPALAFQTSSSSSAVHAPPPPRVGIIGIGSRIIRQEGTRALFSGVSATVLRQTLYSTTRMGLYDILKTKWTDPETKSIPLTRKLAAGFIAGGIGAAVGNPADVAMVRMQADGRLPLADRRNYKSVLDAIAQMVRGEGVTSLWRGSSMTINRAMLVTASQLATYDSVKETVLERGLMRDGLVTHVTSSFAAGFVASVASNPVDVIKTRVMNMKVVAGKTPPYKGAVDCALKTVRAEGVMALYKGFWPTVSRQAPFTVILFVTLEQVKKVLKDFDF; encoded by the coding sequence ATGGGTCTCAAGGGTTTCGCAGAAGGAGGCATCGCATCGATCGTAGCGGGTTGTTCGACCCACCCGCTCGATCTAATCAAGGTCCGAATGCAACTCCAAGGCGAATCAGCTCCTGTTCAGACAAACCTCCGACCAGCCCTAGCTTTCCAgacatcctcctcctcctctgccgTCCACGCGCCTCCTCCTCCGCGCGTGGGCATAATCGGTATCGGATCACGCATCATCCGACAAGAAGGCACGCGCGCTCTCTTCTCCGGCGTCTCCGCCACCGTCCTCCGCCAGACCCTCTACTCCACGACCCGCATGGGTCTATACGACATCCTCAAGACCAAATGGACCGACCCGGAAACAAAGTCCATCCCTTTAACCCGCAAACTCGCCGCCGGGTTCATCGCCGGAGGAATCGGCGCCGCCGTCGGAAACCCGGCGGACGTCGCGATGGTGCGCATGCAAGCCGACGGTCGTCTCCCTCTGGCCGACCGGAGGAACTACAAGAGCGTTCTCGACGCGATCGCGCAGATGGTCCGCGGCGAAGGCGTCACGTCTCTGTGGAGGGGATCGTCGATGACGATCAACAGAGCGATGCTCGTGACGGCGTCGCAGCTGGCGACGTACGACTCGGTGAAAGAGACGGTTCTGGAGAGAGGGTTGATGAGAGACGGGCTCGTGACTCACGTGACGTCGAGTTTTGCTGCGGGGTTCGTGGCGTCGGTCGCGTCGAATCCTGTGGATGTGATTAAGACGAGGGTGATGAATATGAAGGTGGTGGCGGGGAAAACGCCGCCGTATAAGGGAGCGGTTGATTGCGCGTTGAAGACGGTGAGAGCTGAGGGAGTCATGGCCTTGTACAAAGGGTTTTGGCCGACGGTGTCGAGGCAAGCACCGTTCACGGTGATTTTGTTTGTGACGCTTGAACAGGTTAAGAAGGTGTTGAAGGACTTTGACTtttga
- the LOC108838373 gene encoding cyclin-D2-1-like isoform X2 produces MAETENLTCGETSDSWITDNDDETIPGGGFTNDNHQLFSKDDNFNGHGSIPMMGSPSSSSSPREERIREMLEREVEFSPGDDYLKRLRSGDWELRVRNQALDWILKACAHYNFGTLCICLSMNYLDRFLASYDLPKDKTWAVQLLAVSCLSLAAKMEESDVPQTVDLQVGDPKFVFEAKTIKRMELLVLNTLNWRLQALTPFSFIDYFIYKTNGHVSENLIYRSSQFILNTTKAIEFLDFRPSEIAAAAALSASISGEIKCIDDDKTLSDLTYVKQESVKGCLSLMRSLTGDNVPGAANLSPQKPRLAARVVPVSPIGVLEATCLSYKSDERTFESCTNSSQSSPDSNKRRRKQ; encoded by the exons ATGGCTGAGACTGAGAATCTCACTTGTGGAGAAACCAGCGATTCATGGATCACTGACAACGACGATGAAACCATCCCTGGCGGCGGATTTACGAACGATAACCATCAACTTTTTAGTAAAGACGATAACTTTAACGGCCACGGATCAATTCCGATGATGGGTTCtccgtcgtcgtcgtcatcgCCGAGAGAAGAGAGAATCAGAGAGATGTTGGAGCGAGAGGTTGAGTTTTCTCCAGGAGATGATTATCTCAAGAGGCTGCGTTCTGGTGATTGGGAGTTGCGTGTTAGAAACCAAGCTCTTGATTGGATTTTAAAG GCTTGTGCTCATTACAATTTTGGTACGCTGTGCATATGTCTTTCCATGAACTACTTGGATCGGTTCTTAGCATCTTATGACTTGCCA AAAGACAAGACTTGGGCTGTTCAGTTACTCGCTGTCTCTTGCTTATCATTAGCAGCCAAAATGGAAGAATCAGATGTGCCTCAAACTGTTGATTTACAG GTGGGAGATCCCAAGTTTGTTTTTGAGGCCAAGACGATTAAAAGGATGGAACTTTTGGTACTCAACACTTTGAATTGGAGATTGCAAGCTCTAACTCCCTTCTCCTTCATTGATTATTTCATTTACAAGACCAACGGTCACGTGTCAGAGAATCTGATCTATAGATCGTCACAGTTCATCTTGAACACCACTAAAG CAATTGAATTCTTGGACTTCAGGCCTTCTGAGATAGCAGCAGCTGCTGCATTGTCTGCTTCTATTTCAGGAGAAATAAAGTGCATTGATGACGATAAGACGTTGTCTGATCTCACATATGTAAAACAG GAGAGTGTGAAGGGATGTTTGAGTCTGATGAGGAGCCTCACAGGGGACAATGTGCCCGGAGCTGCTAATTTATCGCCACAGAAGCCAAGGTTAGCGGCAAGAGTTGTGCCAGTGAGTCCAATTGGAGTGTTGGAAGCAACATGTTTGAGCTATAAGAGTGATGAGAGAACATTCGAGTCATGTACTAATTCCTCACAGAGTAGTCCAGACAGcaacaagaggaggagaaaaCAATAA
- the LOC108851759 gene encoding classical arabinogalactan protein 2-like, with translation MSPKALQVVIFLGFLANSCFSQAPAPAPTTTISPPTSLPPMTAESPSPLASPPVPVNEPTPAPTTSPVASPPLTDAPASGPSDGLTPTLAPAPGPDTGAEAPVSAAWANHAFLVGTFVAGALYAVAFA, from the coding sequence ATGAGTCCTAAGGCATTGCAAGTTGTGATCTTTCTCGGTTTCTTGGCCAATTCATGTTTCTCTCAAGCTCCAGCCCCGGCACCAACCACCACCATTTCTCCACCGACGTCGCTTCCTCCCATGACAGCAGAATCACCTTCTCCGCTTGCTTCACCGCCGGTTCCAGTTAACGAGCCAACTCCAGCTCCAACAACATCTCCAGTTGCTTCTCCTCCTCTAACCGATGCTCCCGCCTCTGGTCCTTCCGACGGATTAACCCCGACTTTGGCTCCGGCTCCGGGACCAGACACCGGTGCTGAAGCGCCTGTAAGCGCCGCGTGGGCTAATCATGCTTTCCTTGTGGGAACATTTGTTGCCGGAGCACTCTACGCTGTCGCTTTCGCTTAG
- the LOC108852102 gene encoding GLABRA2 expression modulator — translation MEPPPKADIEVKIDPKAADHGPNKKGGDEIEIETKGSDQTAAKPLVRTASGSKKNVHWSPELVSGSQEPNQSSYTAGSNPYIARSPPETTDASLKDTMESVKGALGRWGRRVAEAAKKTESLAGNTWQHLRTAPSFADAAMGRIAQSTKVLAEGGYEKIFRQTFETDPDEQLLNSFACYLSTSAGPVMGVLYVSTAKLSYSSDNPLSYKNNGQTEWSYYKVLIPLHQLKAVNPSANIVNPAEKYIQVISVDNHEFWFMGFLNYEGAVTSLQESLQDSGLGPV, via the exons ATGGAGCCGCCGCCTAAGGCAGATATCGAAGTGAAGATAGATCCGAAAGCTGCGGATCATGGACCGAATAAGAAGGGAGGCGACGAGATTGAGATCGAGACGAAAGGGAGCGATCAAACAGCGGCGAAACCGCTCGTTCGAACCGCGTCTGGATCGAAGAAAAACGTCCACTGGAGCCCCGAATTGGTTTCCGGGTCTCAGGAACCGAATCAGTCGTCGTACACTGCCGGATCTAACCCGTACATTGCTCGTTCTCCACCAGAGACCACCGATGCTTCGTTGAAAG ATACGATGGAGTCTGTGAAAGGAGCGCTTGGGAGATGGGGAAGGAGAGTTGCTGAAGCCGCCAAGAAGACGGAGAGCCTTGCCGGGAACACGTGGCAGCATC TGAGAACTGCTCCGAGTTTTGCTGATGCTGCAATGGGAAGAATTGCACAGAGTACTAAGGTTCTTGCAGAAGGAGGGTACGAGAAGATTTTCAGACAAACCTTTGAGACCGATCCAGATGAGCAGCTGTTGAACTCTTTTGCATGTTACTTGTCCACCTCAGCTGGTCCAGTTATGGGAGTTCTCTATGTGTCCACTGCTAAGCTTTCTTACTCTAGTGACAACCCTTTATCTTACAAAAATAATGGTCAAACCGAATGGAGCTACTACAAG GTACTGATTCCATTACATCAACTTAAAGCAGTGAATCCATCAGCAAACATCGTGAATCCTGCAGAAAAGTACATACAGGTGATTTCGGTAGACAATCACGAGTTCTGGTTCATGGGTTTCTTGAACTACGAAGGCGCTGTCACCTCTCTGCAAGAATCTTTGCAAGACAGTGGTTTAGGGCCAGTGTGA
- the LOC108838373 gene encoding cyclin-D2-1-like isoform X1 — protein sequence MAETENLTCGETSDSWITDNDDETIPGGGFTNDNHQLFSKDDNFNGHGSIPMMGSPSSSSSPREERIREMLEREVEFSPGDDYLKRLRSGDWELRVRNQALDWILKACAHYNFGTLCICLSMNYLDRFLASYDLPKDKTWAVQLLAVSCLSLAAKMEESDVPQTVDLQVGDPKFVFEAKTIKRMELLVLNTLNWRLQALTPFSFIDYFIYKTNGHVSENLIYRSSQFILNTTKAIEFLDFRPSEIAAAAALSASISGEIKCIDDDKTLSDLTYVKQQESVKGCLSLMRSLTGDNVPGAANLSPQKPRLAARVVPVSPIGVLEATCLSYKSDERTFESCTNSSQSSPDSNKRRRKQ from the exons ATGGCTGAGACTGAGAATCTCACTTGTGGAGAAACCAGCGATTCATGGATCACTGACAACGACGATGAAACCATCCCTGGCGGCGGATTTACGAACGATAACCATCAACTTTTTAGTAAAGACGATAACTTTAACGGCCACGGATCAATTCCGATGATGGGTTCtccgtcgtcgtcgtcatcgCCGAGAGAAGAGAGAATCAGAGAGATGTTGGAGCGAGAGGTTGAGTTTTCTCCAGGAGATGATTATCTCAAGAGGCTGCGTTCTGGTGATTGGGAGTTGCGTGTTAGAAACCAAGCTCTTGATTGGATTTTAAAG GCTTGTGCTCATTACAATTTTGGTACGCTGTGCATATGTCTTTCCATGAACTACTTGGATCGGTTCTTAGCATCTTATGACTTGCCA AAAGACAAGACTTGGGCTGTTCAGTTACTCGCTGTCTCTTGCTTATCATTAGCAGCCAAAATGGAAGAATCAGATGTGCCTCAAACTGTTGATTTACAG GTGGGAGATCCCAAGTTTGTTTTTGAGGCCAAGACGATTAAAAGGATGGAACTTTTGGTACTCAACACTTTGAATTGGAGATTGCAAGCTCTAACTCCCTTCTCCTTCATTGATTATTTCATTTACAAGACCAACGGTCACGTGTCAGAGAATCTGATCTATAGATCGTCACAGTTCATCTTGAACACCACTAAAG CAATTGAATTCTTGGACTTCAGGCCTTCTGAGATAGCAGCAGCTGCTGCATTGTCTGCTTCTATTTCAGGAGAAATAAAGTGCATTGATGACGATAAGACGTTGTCTGATCTCACATATGTAAAACAG CAGGAGAGTGTGAAGGGATGTTTGAGTCTGATGAGGAGCCTCACAGGGGACAATGTGCCCGGAGCTGCTAATTTATCGCCACAGAAGCCAAGGTTAGCGGCAAGAGTTGTGCCAGTGAGTCCAATTGGAGTGTTGGAAGCAACATGTTTGAGCTATAAGAGTGATGAGAGAACATTCGAGTCATGTACTAATTCCTCACAGAGTAGTCCAGACAGcaacaagaggaggagaaaaCAATAA